The Edaphobacter flagellatus sequence TAGGAACGCTTTGGGCCAATGGAACGACCATAAGCTGGGAGAAGCTTCATGCAGAGGAAAAACGCCTGCGTATTTCCCTCCCAACCTATCCGTTTGAACGGAGACGCTTCTGGTTTAGCGACTCCCAGGCAATCGTCGATGAAGGATTTACTACAACAACGGGAGAGAACCCGGTCGGGCCAGGTGAAAGCGTACCAGCCCTGATTTCGAAGGAGATCGTATTCATGAGTGAGACCACTCCCCAAGGCGTGAGTATTCCGCGGAAAGACTATCTGCGCGGTCTGATCGCCAATATCTTTGAGGAGCTTTCTGGCCTCACCATCGCCGACAGCGAACAAAATGCCTCATTTCTTGAGCTTGGATTCGACTCCCTATTTCTGACTCAGGTATCTCAGGGCCTGCAGAGCAAGTTTGGCATTAAGATCACGTTCCGCCAGCTTATGGGCGATCAATCGACATTGCTGGCGCTATCGGACTATATTGATCAACAACTTCCGCAGGGTGTGTTTGAAAGCCCCGTATCCGGAGAAGCTCAGGTGGGAAATGCAACGCCCGGCTCCGCAGGCGGAAACGCAGCTTCCGCTGCTGCACCCCAACCGGTCCAACCGGCAGCGCCTCAGTATGGCTCCGGTACAGCACCTGCCAACTCGCTTGAACAATTGATGCGCGACCAGTTGCAGGCAATGAATCAGCTCTTTGCCCAACAGATCTCTGTCCTGCAAGCCACAAGCAATGCACCGCAGGTGGCCACTGCCCCTACAGTTTCTGCTCCAGTCGCAGCACCAATCAGGACTACAGCAGCAACGGATACACCGAAAGATTCGGCTGGAGTTGAACTGAAAGGCTATACACCTTTCAAGCCTCTACAGAAAAACGTCTCTGGAGAGCTGACACGGCGGCAAATTGAGCACATCAAGAAACTGACTGAGTTTTATACCAGCCGTACAGCGACCTCGAAACATAAAACGCAGGAAAGTCGTAAGTATCTGGCCGACCCTCGTGTTGTTGCCGGATTCCGTGTCCAGTGGAAAGAGGTGATCTACCCGATCATCACCAAACGCTCAAAAGGCTCTCATCTCTGGGATCTGGATGGCAATGAGTACGTCGATATCCTGAACGGTTTTGGCCCCATCATGTTGGGACACCGTCCTGATTTCGTCGAAGAGGCCATCGCAAAACAGCTGCACGAAGGCTTTGAGATTGGACCGCAGACAATTCTTGCAGGTGAAGTCGCCAAAGCTCTGTGTGAGATGACAGGCAACGAGCGCGCCACCTTCTGCAATACAGGATCAGAAGCGGTGATGGCTGCAATGCGCTTGGCCCGCACTCTCTCAGGCAAGAACAAGGTGGTCTTCTTTGCCGGCGACTATCACGGCATGTTTGACGAGGTGCTGGTCAAAGGATTTAAGCGCGCGGGAGTTCCTCAGTCCGCTCCCATTGCGCCAGGAATTCCCCGTGAATCCGTCTCCAACATGATCGTGCTCGACTACGGCACAGATGAATCCCTGGAGTGGATCCGCATGCACATCCATGAGCTTGCTGCTGTACTCGTCGAGCCTGTGCAGAGCCGCCACCCCAACTTACAACCCGTCGCGTTTCTACGTGAGCTACGCAAGATTACAGAAGAAGCCGATGTATGCCTGATCTTCGATGAGGTTGTGACAGGATTCCGCTCACACCCCGGAGGATGCCAGGCACTCTTCAATATTCGCGCCGACCTTGCAACCTACGGCAAGGTGATCGCTGGCGGCATGCCGATGGGTATCCTTGCGGGCAAAGCGCGCTACATGGATGCTCTGGACGGGGGCATGTGGCAGTATGGCGACGACTCCTTCCCTGAGACTGGCGTAACATTCTTTGCCGGCACCTTTGTCCGTCATCCCTTGGCGATGGCTGCATGCGCCGCCGTGTTGAAATATCTCAAAGAGCAAGGTCCCGAACTGCAACAACGCCTGACGCAACGAACGAGCGATCTGGTAGCTCGCCTGAATGGTTTGCTTGCAGAAAACAAACTTCCCACCAAGATCGAGACCTTCGCCAGCTTCTTCTATTTCAGCCTGCCCAGCGATTTCCGCTTCGGCAGCATCTTCTACACGCATCTGCGCTCAAAGGGGATTTATTTGCTGGAAGGCTTCCCCTGCTTCCTAACCACTGCGCACAGTGATGAAGATCTGGAAAAGGTTTACCGCGCTTTCAAAGAAACGATCGCCGAAATGCAGGCGGGCGAACTTCTTCCTCTGCCCACAGGATCGACCTCTGAGCGAGTCGCAGCGGAAACGTTCGAAACAACCGGGAGCGCCACAAGCGCTCCGATCACGGAATCGCAGATGGAGATTCTGCTTTCCGCCGAACTGTCTTCTGAGGCAAATTGCAGCTTCAATGAATCCTTTACGCTGCGCCTGCGCGGCGACCTCAACCAGCAGGCGCTGGAAGATTCGTTAACGGACCTCTTGACGCGGCATCAAGCTCTTCGTGCGACATTCGATCAAAATGCCGGCAAACAGTACTTCACAGCTCCAGCCTCCGTACACCTGCCAGTCGTTGATCTTTCCAGCCTCACATCGGAACAGCAACAAGACCACCTGAGCATTCTTATCGAAGAAGATGCCAAGCAGGCCTTCGACCTAAAGCTTGGCCCCTTGGTGCGGATGCAACTGCTACGCTTCGGCGTGCAGGACCACGCTCTCCTCTTTAGCGCACATCATGTTGTCTGCGATGGATGGAGCATTAACGTTCTTCTTGACGAACTTTCGAAGATCTATAGTGCGCGTGTTACCGGGAGTGTCCCTGCTCTTGATCCAGTCATGTCGTTCAGTGAATATGCACTCTCGCAGGAGAAGCACTTCGCCGGAATCGAAGGCGCTGCGGTGGAGTCTTACTGGGTCAAAAAATTTGAGATTCTTCCTCCCCTACTCGATCTCCCGCTGGATCATCCACATCCAGCGATGAAGAGTTTTGAAGGAGCGACCTATAGCCGGAAGATCGACCTTCAAACATTGAAGGATATTAAGAAGGCGGGAGCGCAGCAGAAGTGCACTCTCTTCGTCACGTTGCTTAGTGCCTTCTCCGCATTGCTATCGCGCCTCTCCGGACAAGACGATATCGTCATTGGGATCCCAGCTGCTGGTCAGTCTCTTATCGAAGACAAGACGCTGGTTGGGCATTGCGTCAACTTCGTTCCCATGCGAACTCTTCCAGCAGAGGGCCTATCGACAGCGCAGTTCCTGGATCAAGTTCGCAAAACGGTCTTCGATGCCTACGACCACCAGAACTACACCTTCGGACGCCTCGTCCGTAAGCTTTCCATTCCGAGAAACGCCAGCAGGCTCCCTCTTCTTGAAGTGCAGTTCAACCTCGAGAAGATCGGGGGAGCTTTAAACTTCAGCAACCTGCAATCTGAGGTCACCCCAAATCCCAAGAGCTTCGTCAACTTTGACCTCTTCGTCAATGCTGTAGAGAGCTCCGACGGATTGACTCTTCATGTTGACTACAACACAAACCTCATCAACGGTGAAACCGTTGCCCGCTGGATGGACTGCTATGAGGTTCTGCTGAAGGGCCTTGCGCAAGACGCTACTCAGCCGCTTGCTCGCCTTCCACTCCTGACCTCGCAGGAACGAGATCTTGCTCTATTTGCCTTCAATCAGACGGAAGCTTCTTTCCCTCAAGATCTCTGCGTCCACCAGGTGTTTGAACACCAGGTAGCCAAAAGCCCAAATGCGCCGGCACTTTTATTTGAAGACCAACTGCTGAGCTACGCTCAGCTGAATGAACGAGCGAATCGCCTTGCTCGTTATCTACTGGCTCACGGAGTCAAAGCAGGGGATGTCGTCGGTGTCTATATGGAGCGCTCCGTCGCTATGATTGTCTCCCTGCTAGCGACATGGAAGGCCGGCGCTACCTATGTTCCTCTCGATCCAACCTTCCCTGCAGAGCGCCTCCGTATGGTCTTCGAGGACATCTCCAACCCAACCGTTCTCACACAGGCGGCTATTGCCTCTGATCTGCCCTCGGGTAATGCTCGCCCTCTGCGTGTCGACGAACTTTGGCCTGAGATCGAACTTGAGGACGGCAGCAATCTGGACATTTCTTATGATCCTAACCGGATTGCCTATGTGATCTATACCTCAGGATCAACTGGCAGGCCAAAGGGAGTAGAGGTCACTCAGTCGAATGTTGTCAATCTACTGAATTCGATAGCCAAAACACCGGGCTTGACCGCCAAAGACGTTCTGGTCGCTGTAACCACAATCTCCTTCGATATTGCGGCTCTTGAGATCTTTCTCCCGCTCACCACAGGAGCAGAGCTTGTTCTTGCCAGCCGCGCCGTTGCCAGCGATGGCAATCAATTGATGCGGTTGCTGCGAGACTCTCACGCAACCATCATGCAAGCTACGCCAATTACCTTCCGCCTGCTTCTTGCGGCTGGGTGGAAAGGCAATCCGCACATTACAGCCTGGTGCGGTGGCGAAGCAATGCCCCGCGATCTCGCCAATCAGCTTCTTGATTGCGGTATTTCGCTCTGGAACATGTATGGGCCGACAGAGACAACGATCTGGTCAGCCACGAATCGCATCATCAGCCGCACAGGGTCTGTTCCCGTTGGCCTTCCGATCGACAATACGCAGTTCTACGTGCTCGATCCTCTGCAGCAGCTTGTTCCGATGGGCGTCTCCGGCGAGTTGTACATCGGCGGAGTTGGCGTGGCGAAGGGCTACTATAAACGCCCCGACCTAACATCTGCGCGATTCATTGCAGACCCGTTCAGCACGCGGACCGGCGCACGACTCTACCGCACAGGCGACAACGTTCGCCGTCTCGACAATGGCGAACTGGAATTCCTCGGCAGAGCTGACGGGCAGATTAAGCTCCGCGGGTTCCGTATTGAGCTGGGAGAGATTGAGAGCGTCCTCTCTACGCATCCATCTCTCGATCAGGCCGTAGTGCTTTTGCGCGAAGACATTCCCGGAGATAAGCGCCTTGTGGCCTACATGACGTCGCACAATGGCGCTACACCTGATAGCGGCGATCTGCGCACGTATCTGCTTGGCAAGCTTCCTGACTACATGGTTCCGGCAGCATTTATCTCTCTGCCTTCGTTTCCTATGACGGCGAACGGCAAGATTGATCGTAAAGCGCTGCCGGCACCCAGTTGGACATCGCTCTCACAAAACACGAAGTATGTGGCTCCCCGTACCGCGCAAGAAGAGACATTCGCCAAAATATGGGCGGAAGTTCTGCATCTGGAACGAGTAGGTGTCGAGGACAATATCTTTGAGTTGGGAGGCGACTCGCTGCATGTCTTCCAGATTGCAGCGCGCGCAAATCAATCGGGGATCGAGGCTCGTCCGCGTCAGATTCTGCAATACAGGAATATCGCAGCAATTCTTGCCGATATTGAGAAGAACTTTTCGGCCCCGAAACAAGCGCCACTGGTCCCTGTATCGCGAGCAAAATATAGAATGACGCAACCACAACGCACGGAGCAGCCTGAGCCGGTCGATCCCGGAGGGCGCAGAGATTAATGAGTTCCGAAACCAGTGTCCGAGAACCAGCATACGATCCTGTTCCTCCAGGAGCTGATTATTTTGCATTCCCTTTGACTCCAGGGCAGAAGGCGATGCTGCCGAAAGATTTAGACAGCACATACGATCCGCGATTCAACGGCGCCTTTCGCATGAACCTCGATGGGCCGATTGATCTCACCCTGTTGGAACGCTCGCTTTTGCAGATTATGCAGCGGCACGAAGCATTGCGCACAAGCTTTCGTGTAGTCGACTCCGAGATTCAGCAAATCGTTCTTCCGGACCCGGTCTTTTCTTTGGAAGCTGTGGACCTGAGAGCACTCCCCCCAGATAAGCAGGATGCCGAGGTTGACGCAATCTGTTTGCATGAGGCACAGACGGGTTTCGATCTAACAAAGGCTCCTCCTCTCCGAGCCAAGCTTCTCCATCTGAATGATTCAAGGCATATGCTCGTCCTCACGATCCATCAGATTATCTGTGACGGGTGGTCGATTGGCGTTCTTATGGAAGAGATGTCGAAGGATTACACCGCACTCGCTCGCCAGGAAACAGCTCCCCTACCCCCTTTAAACTTCCAGTTTGGAGACTATGTAGTCTGGCAATTAGAGACGATTGCCCAACCTGAAGCGCAAACACAACTCAGCTGCTGGCGTGAAAGACTTGCCCGCTGTCCGCAGTTAGAGGTTGCATTCGACCACGATCCCGCCGAGCGCTCGATTCAAAGCGGCATCGTCTCGCAGCTTCTTCCCCGTAGCCTCACAGAAGAGCTACGCAGTCTGGCGCAGTCTCAAAACACAACCTTTTTTGTTGTTACCATGTCTGCCTGCATGGCTCTTCTGTATCGCTATACAGGAAAAACGGACCTCGCGCTAAGAACACCTCTGGCTGGACGCACACGGGTTGAGTTTGAACCTCTCATCGGCCAGTTCGTCAATCAAGTTATCCTTCGTTCCGAGTTCTCAGATATGTTTACGTTTGCCGATCTCGTAGCACAGGTACGTGAACGTGTCTGGGAGAGCCTCGCCAACCAGGACATTCCCTACGAAACCGTTATCCACGCGATGGAAGGCGAAGCAGTCAACCCCAACGACCTATATCGGGTTAACTTCGTCTGTCAGCGCGAATACGGTCGTGGCGGCCCATTTCTGTTCGAGCTAAATGGCACACGCCTGACGACGCTGCCTTCAAAGTCTCAGGGTGCACTGTACGATCTCAATTTTTTCCTCGTTGAGCGCGAAGCGGGTTGGCGTCTCTCCCTTGAGTATCGAACTGGCCTTTATACACAGGAAACAGCAGACAGCCTTCTCCAGCACTTTCAGGAGTTGATGAAAGAGGTCATCCGCAATCCGCTACAGCGTCTCTCTGCAATCGCCTTAACTCCAACCCAAGCATTAGAGAAACGCATCCAAAACCTCCCCTCCCCCGCTACTGATATGGAGGAGACTACGAAAAACCCTCAGGAAGAGATACAAGCCATTCCGGCAAGCTTTGCTCAGGAACGCTTTTGGACATTATCTGAAGTAGATCCAGCCAATCCAGCCTTCCATATGCCCGTAAGGTTGCGACTTACTGGAAAGCTCTCCGTCCCGTTACTAGAAAGAAGTTTCCGCGTGCTGATCGACCGGCACGAGATTCTGAGAACCACATTTTCGGAGATCGACGGCACTCTGATGCAGGTCATCCATAGCGCATCTCCGTTTTCGCTTCAGCAGATCTCAGTGGATGCCATACCTGAACATAATAGAGAGGTTACCGCCGCTTCCAGCATTCAAGAATTACTGGAAGAACCCTTCAACCTCTCGACGCTGCCGCTCTTCCGCGCAGCCTTATATCGCCTTGCCCCCGAAGAACACATTCTCGTACTCAGTATTCACCACTCCATCGCCGATGCCTGGTCGATCCAGGTGTTTCAGCGGGAACTCTGGACAGCATACGAAGGCTTTCGCCAAAACAACGAATTTTCTTTCGAGCCGCTCACCCTCCAATATGGAGATTTTTCTATCTGGCAAAGAGAAGGTGTTGAATCTGAGGCAACCCAGGAACATCTCTCTTTCTGGCTAAAATCTCTTTCGGGCGAGCTTCCCGTTCTCAACTTCCCAACTGACTACGCTCCTGCGCAGCAGGATGCTCCCAAGAGCTCTCTTGAAACGCTTCTTCTTTCCGATGAGCTCTCCAAAGCACTCAAGCAATTCGCTCAGGCGAACGACACGACACTCTATGTCGTCACACTGGCAAGCTTCGCGTTGATGCTGTCACAGGGGGCGAATGCGCACGATCTCATCATTGGCTCTCCGGTCGTCAATCGCAGGGTTGAAACGGAACCCCTGATGGGTCCATTCGCCGGCCCAGTCGCGCTTCGTCTTGGCCTGAACGGCGATCCTACCCTTCGTGAATTTGTTCTTGCCGCGCGAAACACAACGGTTGAAGCTCTGGGGCATACCGAGCTGCCGTTTGAGCTGTTGCTCGATAAATTGCAGGTTAGGCCAGTAGCAGGCAGAAGTCCGCTCTTCCAGTTCTACTTCTTCTGCCAGACTGCGTTTTTGCAGGCTCGCGAACTACAGGACCTCACCATCGCCCCTATGCCGACGACCAGCATCGGCACCCCTTTTGAGATACAACTCGCCATCATCGAGAGAAAGGAAGGCGTACGCGCCGAACTGGAATACAACGCCAACCTCTTTCATTCCGCCACGATGAAAGAATGGCTGCAGTATTACCAGAGCATCCTCACCGCTCTCACAGGCAATCCCGATAGCAGAGTAAGTGAGCTTCCAGTTCCGCCACACAGGGCTAAAGATACTGTTGCCGCTTCCAGTCATATTGCGGAACAGTCCTCGCTGCAAAAGGGCCCAGAAGCATCTCTCGTTGAAACATCCTCCTTTGCCAACGAACCTTTGACTTCTGAGCTGAAGCAAATGTGGCAAGCGGCTCTTGGCAACGACAAGATCGGACTGCACGATAATTTTTTTGCCCTGGGTGGCCGCTCTCTGGTGGCGGCTCGCCTTATCGCCAAGATCAATAAGCAGTACTCCCTGAAACTCGGGCTGGCGACATTTTTCAACTGCCCAACCATTGCAGAGCTTGCCGCACTGATCCACGGACAATTAACTCCGCAGGAACCATCGTCGATTGTTGCCGTCCAACCTGAAGGCACCAGTGCACCTCTGTTCATGGTTCACGGTGTCGGCGGCAACGTGTTGAACTTTTATGACCTCGCGAAGAGCCTTGGCTTTAATCAACCGGTATATGGCGTCGAGGCTCAGGCGCTCCAATCGTCGGCACCTCCACTTACCTCTCTCGAGGAATTAGCTGCCTACTATGTGAAAGAGGTTCGGAAGATTCAACCGGAAGGCCCCTATCACTTTCTTGGTTATTCCTACGGTGGATTCGTAGCCTTCGAGATGGCGCGCCAGCTACAGATGGCAAATCAGAAAGTGGAGCTCGTAGGAATGCTCGATACCCCTGTCTGGCGACATCCTGTTCACGAAGAACACCACACATTTCGTAAGGCAGTTCGTCAGATCATGGCGGTTTGGACACCGTTCTTCCATCGTTTGCGTCCCTGTACTCCGATGGAGATCTTCGACGGCATCAAAAGTACGATACTTAGGACTTTTTACACCTTCGCCACCGCGAATGGCATGGTCATTCCTCCTCGCCTTAGAAGCGTTTATCACATCAATTCATTCGCTGCAGTGAACTATGTGCCAAAAAGCTACGACGGCATTGTCACGATGTTCCGTGCATCACGGGAGAAAGGCCCCAGGGATCTGGGCTGGGGAAAATACTCTACTCAGCCGGTACGTGTGTTTGAGATCCCTGGAGCTCACCTGCAGGTTTTATCGAACGAGAATCTGCCTCGTGTCGTCAAAAGCCTTCGTCAATGCTTATCTTAAGCATCACGCGGAAAGACACAGCGATTACTTAGCGGGCCACTGCTCAAAGTGAACCTCTTTGAAAGGAGAGGTATTGCCGGAATCGAGCAACGATGAACCTTTGCCATAAAGCGTTTTATTAAAGAAAGCAAGGGCGTAATCCCTGACAATCATCTCCATCCTCGCCGGCTTTATCGGTCCGGTATGCGTGATACGTCGAAAAGGCGAGACCAAGGGCTGATCGGTAAAGTCTCCATGCAGAGCGCCGTCAATGACAAGCCGATAGCCGCCAAAGCGCTCAAGACTGCTCAAGACATTCTTTTCGTCGCGTATGTCGAGCTCAGCATTCACATGCTCTGCAGGAACCGGCGAGTTTACAAGCAGATGTTGCGGATCAACGCTATCCTCATACATCCACATCAATGACTTGCCTTCTGACCGGTCACGCACTCCATCAAACGTCCACCCATCCATATTGATGGCCGACCGGACGCGAGGATCAACACTGCAGATTCGCTCCGCTGCCGATCCACCGAAGGAGTGGCCGAGAGCTCCGACCATCTCTGTATTCAAATGGCCATGCCAGGGACTCTGCGGATCGAGATTGGCAGCCTGAAAAGTGTTTAGGACAAATATCTGGTCAGCCGTCCATTTCTGCAGTTCCATATTCCATAACGCTTCGGTTTTGTCAGCGGAAACTATTCCAAGATCCAGAATCGGCGATCCCAGGATTCCGTTAATCACGCGGCCGTCGGGGAGCGCGACGCGGTTTGAGTTGTACGGATGGTCGGTAGCGATAACGACATATCCATGGCTGGCCAAATCTTCTGCGATAAACGTGTCACTGATGCGTGTCGCACCCCACCCGTGACCAAACAGGATCACTGGAAATGGACCGCCCTTCGCAGAGACAACCGCGTCTTCGCGGGAGTTCGTCCATAAAACGCTTTGATAGGAATTCTTTAATCTGCTTTCGCGCCAGCGACGGTAAGGAGCCAGGTGATTACTGGAGCTCTCCGCTGGATACCATACTTGAACAATCAGCTCCCGATCGCGCGTACGGTCAGAACCTGCATCTTCTTTACGGCTGTCGTCTCTCAGATAGACGATTCGTGTGCCTACTGGATAAGCTCCCGTTGGCTTAGGGAGGGAAAACATCGGTACGGCAAAAGAGAGCGCCGCACCTGCCAGGCACAGCGTGAGGACAAGCAGGGAGACGGTGATTGTCCTGCGAATCGCCAGACCTACTGCCAGAACCACAACCGCGATATAGACGGGCAGCATCTGCCAGTGACCGCCTTCCCGCCCAAGATGAATTATTGCAAGCAGCAGGCAAAGAAAGACGAAGAACGATTTCACCAGCCTTGAGAGGCTCGTCAATTCGACCAATGCAGCGATAACCAGGAAAATGGTCAATGCAACTTCAAATGGCCGCATGACGCCTCAAGTATCTTTCGTCTCAGTTGGATTCGGAGCGGATTTTACTCCATTGATTCTGCATTTGTATCAGGATTTTATCGATTCACTCGTAGAAATCCTGGCCATCATTGGAAAAGCCTGAGTACGCCGTATATAGTCGAACATACTAAGGAACTACCTGTTTTCGATTTATGAACGCCGGGAAGAATCGAGCATCTTCGCGGCTCTGCCTGGGTTGATGGTATGTGCATGAACATTCTTGTCGCCGAAAACGATATGACGACACAGTCATTGCTGCTGGGTTGGCTGCAAGAGTGGAATCACCATGTAACCACCGCGAGAGATGGATTCCAAGCGCAAGCTTTACTGCAGCAAGGCGAGTTCGACCTCCTGCTCAGCAACTGGACCCTCTCTGGCATGGATAGTTTGACGCTATGCCGCCATATCCGTGAAAACCCGGCTCCCACGTACTGTTACATCATTCTCTACACGCTGAACGACGACGAGATGGACTTTGTCGCAGGCATGGATGCCGGAGCCGACGACTTTATCAGCATTCCGCTCGAAGCTGACAAACTGCGCGTGAGAATCAGGGCAGCGGAACGCATTCTGACACTGCGGCAGGAACTGTCGGAACAGAATGCCAGTCTCAATCGGCTGAATGAAAAGCTTGGCGCCGCTTATAAAACAATCCAGTCGGATCTGCAGGCCGCATCTGCGCTTCAGGCTGGCCTGATGCCCAAAATCTCCGAGGTCCACCCGTCTTTCTGCCTCGATTGGCTTGTATTGCCCAGCAGCTTCCTGGCAGGCGATAACCTGAACTATTTCATGATGCAGGATCGCTACCTGATCTTCTATCACCTTGATGTGGCGGGCCATGGAATCCCGTCTGCCCTGCTCTCGGTGACGCTCAATCATCTGCTCTCTCCACAACCCGGCAGTCCGATGGTCCGATTTGACCCCCATCTTGAACTCAAGAGGATTGTGCCTCCGGTCGACGTTGTGAGTGAGCTGAACCGGAGATTCCAGCCCCAGGGCGATGGCTACTTCACCATGATCTATGGGGTTCTGGACACGCGAACTCGCGAGGTGCGCTTCTGCCAGGCGGGTCATCCAATCCCCTTGAAGATCAATCACGAAGGTGAGATCACACCCATCGGCGATGGTGGTTTTCCCGTCGGACTGTGGCCGGACATGACATATGAGGAAACTGTGACGGACCTCCATCCCGGCGACCGGCTTTTGCTGTACTCTGACGGTGTTCTGGAATGTGTGAATTCCGAAGGAGTTCCATATTCCATCGATAAGCTGAAAGAAATCCTTCTCCAGACAACTGGACTCCCTCCCAAGGCAGCACTGAAATCCATACAGCAGGACCTCGAACAATGGAGTCAGGGCAAGAATTTTCCTGATGATATTTCTATGTTACTTATCGAGAGCAGGTAATGTACTTAAGTAACCGGGGCGTTTCATGATCGTGTTCTCGTTATGCGAGGAGTCAGCTTTGCAGGACCAGGTGAATTACTCCATCACGTTCAGTATTGAAAGTCAGCTGAACCAGATCAGCCTGATTCGTGCTGCCCTTTCGGGGGTGCTGAACCATCTGGGTGTCATTGAGTCGGATATCTTCTCGCTTGAGCTGGTAGTTACAGAGATCATTAACAATACGCTGGAGCACGGTTATGCGGGTGCGACGGACAAACCGATCGAAGTGAATGTGCGCGTTCAAGGAACTGAAGTGCAGATTGATCTCAGCGACTGCGCTCCGCCTTTTCCTGAAGAGCAACTGCATCGCCTGACGGGCGATCCGAAACCACTTGAAGATGCGGATGAAGCGTGGCCGATGCGCGGACATGGGCTTCAGATCGTCAGGCAGATTGTGGATTCAATCGCTGTTCGATCGGATCAGCAGCGGAACCACATGACGATCCGGAAGCACGTGGGGCTCCAGGCGAGCTAGTACCCACTCCGTACAAAATTGCGCAAAGTATTCCATCCAGATGGTTTACAGGCGCACCCCCTTAAGCTTCAGGGCAGTAAAAATCCGGCTCTTGCGCCGGATTTTGGCTTCTCTTCTACTTGTTATTTTATCAACGCTGTCAAGCGTTTCTCCTCTCGAAGAGCCTGCTTAGAGCAGGCCGGGGCCTCCCGGAAAAATCACGCGGCCGAAGTACTGGAAAAACAATTTGAGGTTGTAAAGGAAGCTTCGCCGAACGGTGTAATAGGCATCGGCGAGGTAGCGCTGGGTTTCGTCCCTGGGATCACTCAAAGACAGCGCAGCCTCTGTAATGAGGCCCGAGGAGCCCTCCAGATAGAGAGCACGCCAATCGCTGGGAAGTTTTTCGATCTCCTCCACTGTCCTGGGCGGAAGTCCGACAAAGCTGATCTTTCCCTGAGCAACAGCGAAGAGCCCGGGGAGAAACTGGCGCAGAAACGTACGCCATCCTGCCACGCGACGGACCACCCATGCGTCGGCCCCCAGGCACAGAAGAGGATACGTACGCGAGGCAACCTCATTTTCACGCGCGGGGAGCTGAACCATGCGAACGGGGGTATATGTAAGTCTCCGCAAGAGGGCGTAGACGACGAGAGAGAGCAGCGAGACCGGCAAGAAGAGGATGATCAACAAGATGGCGAGAATAGGCTCGAGAATCCTCGCAAGCATGTTGGATCGGCGTACCTGTTTGAGTCCGCCGAGAAGGAAGCTTTCGACGACTTCGACGCTGGTCCCCAGACGAACGTTGATCAGCAGGTTATGGTCGACGAGGGCCTTGTTCAGCTCAAGCCCCTGGCCGATGTAGCTCCCTGCGGTAATCAAGGAATGCTCAATGGAGGTGTCGCTGTCGACGATGCACTCGCCTTCGATGACGACATTT is a genomic window containing:
- a CDS encoding alpha/beta fold hydrolase, with the translated sequence MSSETSVREPAYDPVPPGADYFAFPLTPGQKAMLPKDLDSTYDPRFNGAFRMNLDGPIDLTLLERSLLQIMQRHEALRTSFRVVDSEIQQIVLPDPVFSLEAVDLRALPPDKQDAEVDAICLHEAQTGFDLTKAPPLRAKLLHLNDSRHMLVLTIHQIICDGWSIGVLMEEMSKDYTALARQETAPLPPLNFQFGDYVVWQLETIAQPEAQTQLSCWRERLARCPQLEVAFDHDPAERSIQSGIVSQLLPRSLTEELRSLAQSQNTTFFVVTMSACMALLYRYTGKTDLALRTPLAGRTRVEFEPLIGQFVNQVILRSEFSDMFTFADLVAQVRERVWESLANQDIPYETVIHAMEGEAVNPNDLYRVNFVCQREYGRGGPFLFELNGTRLTTLPSKSQGALYDLNFFLVEREAGWRLSLEYRTGLYTQETADSLLQHFQELMKEVIRNPLQRLSAIALTPTQALEKRIQNLPSPATDMEETTKNPQEEIQAIPASFAQERFWTLSEVDPANPAFHMPVRLRLTGKLSVPLLERSFRVLIDRHEILRTTFSEIDGTLMQVIHSASPFSLQQISVDAIPEHNREVTAASSIQELLEEPFNLSTLPLFRAALYRLAPEEHILVLSIHHSIADAWSIQVFQRELWTAYEGFRQNNEFSFEPLTLQYGDFSIWQREGVESEATQEHLSFWLKSLSGELPVLNFPTDYAPAQQDAPKSSLETLLLSDELSKALKQFAQANDTTLYVVTLASFALMLSQGANAHDLIIGSPVVNRRVETEPLMGPFAGPVALRLGLNGDPTLREFVLAARNTTVEALGHTELPFELLLDKLQVRPVAGRSPLFQFYFFCQTAFLQARELQDLTIAPMPTTSIGTPFEIQLAIIERKEGVRAELEYNANLFHSATMKEWLQYYQSILTALTGNPDSRVSELPVPPHRAKDTVAASSHIAEQSSLQKGPEASLVETSSFANEPLTSELKQMWQAALGNDKIGLHDNFFALGGRSLVAARLIAKINKQYSLKLGLATFFNCPTIAELAALIHGQLTPQEPSSIVAVQPEGTSAPLFMVHGVGGNVLNFYDLAKSLGFNQPVYGVEAQALQSSAPPLTSLEELAAYYVKEVRKIQPEGPYHFLGYSYGGFVAFEMARQLQMANQKVELVGMLDTPVWRHPVHEEHHTFRKAVRQIMAVWTPFFHRLRPCTPMEIFDGIKSTILRTFYTFATANGMVIPPRLRSVYHINSFAAVNYVPKSYDGIVTMFRASREKGPRDLGWGKYSTQPVRVFEIPGAHLQVLSNENLPRVVKSLRQCLS
- a CDS encoding alpha/beta hydrolase family protein encodes the protein MRPFEVALTIFLVIAALVELTSLSRLVKSFFVFLCLLLAIIHLGREGGHWQMLPVYIAVVVLAVGLAIRRTITVSLLVLTLCLAGAALSFAVPMFSLPKPTGAYPVGTRIVYLRDDSRKEDAGSDRTRDRELIVQVWYPAESSSNHLAPYRRWRESRLKNSYQSVLWTNSREDAVVSAKGGPFPVILFGHGWGATRISDTFIAEDLASHGYVVIATDHPYNSNRVALPDGRVINGILGSPILDLGIVSADKTEALWNMELQKWTADQIFVLNTFQAANLDPQSPWHGHLNTEMVGALGHSFGGSAAERICSVDPRVRSAINMDGWTFDGVRDRSEGKSLMWMYEDSVDPQHLLVNSPVPAEHVNAELDIRDEKNVLSSLERFGGYRLVIDGALHGDFTDQPLVSPFRRITHTGPIKPARMEMIVRDYALAFFNKTLYGKGSSLLDSGNTSPFKEVHFEQWPAK
- a CDS encoding PP2C family protein-serine/threonine phosphatase; this translates as MNILVAENDMTTQSLLLGWLQEWNHHVTTARDGFQAQALLQQGEFDLLLSNWTLSGMDSLTLCRHIRENPAPTYCYIILYTLNDDEMDFVAGMDAGADDFISIPLEADKLRVRIRAAERILTLRQELSEQNASLNRLNEKLGAAYKTIQSDLQAASALQAGLMPKISEVHPSFCLDWLVLPSSFLAGDNLNYFMMQDRYLIFYHLDVAGHGIPSALLSVTLNHLLSPQPGSPMVRFDPHLELKRIVPPVDVVSELNRRFQPQGDGYFTMIYGVLDTRTREVRFCQAGHPIPLKINHEGEITPIGDGGFPVGLWPDMTYEETVTDLHPGDRLLLYSDGVLECVNSEGVPYSIDKLKEILLQTTGLPPKAALKSIQQDLEQWSQGKNFPDDISMLLIESR